One genomic segment of Bacteroidales bacterium includes these proteins:
- a CDS encoding HAD family hydrolase → MYKNTIIWDWNGTLLDDVDICVRVINELLTKRGLPFLSKERYREIFTFPVKDYYKKAGFDFEKEPFNILADEFIITYYKKLLKAELFDDVIEILNYFKTKGFRQIILSAMEHNALIKVLKHFNIYHYFYEVYGIDDHHANGKMGNALRIINKHKLNNEQIFLIGDTLHDFEIGEKLNLQTFLISKGHQSKERLLQKCNNVYDNLFEIKQIYLNNTM, encoded by the coding sequence ATGTATAAAAATACAATAATTTGGGACTGGAACGGAACATTATTAGATGATGTTGATATATGTGTAAGAGTAATTAATGAATTGCTCACAAAGCGAGGTTTACCTTTTTTATCAAAAGAAAGATACAGGGAGATTTTTACTTTTCCGGTTAAGGATTATTATAAAAAAGCCGGTTTTGATTTTGAAAAAGAGCCGTTTAATATTTTAGCAGATGAATTTATTATTACGTATTATAAAAAATTATTAAAAGCTGAATTATTTGATGATGTAATTGAAATACTGAATTATTTTAAAACTAAAGGGTTTAGGCAAATTATTTTATCTGCAATGGAACATAATGCTTTAATAAAAGTACTTAAACATTTTAATATTTATCATTATTTCTACGAGGTTTATGGCATTGATGATCATCACGCTAATGGCAAAATGGGAAATGCATTAAGGATCATTAATAAACATAAATTAAATAATGAACAAATTTTTTTAATAGGAGATACTTTACATGATTTTGAGATAGGTGAAAAATTAAATTTACAAACTTTTTTGATTTCAAAAGGGCACCAGTCAAAAGAACGTTTATTACAAAAATGTAATAATGTTTATGATAATTTATTTGAGATAAAACAGATTTATCTAAATAATACTATGTAA
- a CDS encoding aromatic amino acid lyase has protein sequence MTLIIKGAGLTIEDIVNVARHEQKVELHKDAVTRINACRNMLEKKIKAHEIMYGVNTGIGEFSEVVLNDDQVKDFQKYLIYNHAAGIGDPAPIEYVRGAMLGRINVHAHGNSGCRIEITQTLVEMLNKGVTPFVCQKGSVGACGDLAPMSQIALLLMGEGEAYYKGELLDGKEAMDKAGIPIPGLEARDGLAAINGSNLLTAMSAIFLYDSNRWLKQAEIAASMSLEALKANMKPYDEKLHKIRGFKGAVRCANAINMCVQGGDLKEQKVKCKVQDAYSMRSTPQVIGAAHDAMAYARSQVEVELNGVGDNPVFFPEENLQLSGANFQGSPVSLPMDMAGAAITMVSVISERRMNRLNNPALSVGLPAFLTKGAGMFSGLMLSQYTADMQIVEQRILSAPASIQSIPAAADQEDFVSMGMNTAIKNFQILDNAYGILGIELMAAAQALDFREYNFGKGVTKAKEVIRKYVDFLEIDRPLYPDHTNMKELVKSGEILEEVEKVIGRLE, from the coding sequence ATGACATTAATAATAAAAGGAGCAGGACTAACAATTGAAGATATTGTTAATGTTGCCAGACATGAACAAAAAGTAGAATTACACAAAGATGCTGTTACACGAATAAATGCTTGCAGGAATATGCTTGAAAAGAAAATCAAAGCTCATGAAATTATGTATGGTGTAAATACAGGAATTGGCGAATTTTCTGAAGTTGTACTTAATGATGACCAGGTAAAAGATTTTCAAAAGTATTTAATATATAATCATGCTGCCGGAATAGGCGATCCTGCACCAATAGAATATGTAAGAGGAGCAATGTTAGGAAGAATAAATGTTCATGCACACGGAAATTCCGGATGTCGTATTGAAATTACGCAAACATTGGTTGAAATGCTTAATAAAGGAGTTACTCCTTTTGTTTGTCAAAAAGGTTCAGTAGGAGCTTGCGGAGATTTAGCTCCAATGTCACAAATTGCTTTATTATTGATGGGCGAAGGCGAAGCATATTACAAAGGAGAATTATTAGACGGAAAAGAAGCTATGGACAAAGCAGGTATTCCTATACCCGGATTAGAAGCAAGAGATGGGCTTGCTGCAATAAATGGTTCAAATCTTCTTACTGCAATGAGTGCTATTTTTCTATATGATTCAAACAGATGGTTAAAACAGGCAGAAATTGCAGCATCAATGTCTTTGGAAGCACTTAAAGCAAATATGAAACCTTATGATGAAAAGTTGCATAAAATCAGAGGCTTTAAAGGGGCTGTTCGTTGTGCAAATGCTATAAATATGTGTGTGCAAGGAGGAGATTTGAAAGAACAAAAAGTAAAATGTAAAGTTCAGGATGCTTATTCAATGCGTTCTACCCCACAAGTTATTGGAGCTGCACATGATGCTATGGCATATGCACGTTCACAAGTTGAGGTTGAATTAAATGGAGTAGGGGACAACCCTGTTTTTTTCCCGGAAGAAAATCTTCAGTTATCAGGTGCAAATTTCCAGGGTTCACCGGTTTCTCTTCCTATGGATATGGCTGGTGCAGCTATTACAATGGTTAGTGTAATTTCTGAAAGACGAATGAACAGACTGAACAACCCTGCTTTAAGTGTAGGATTGCCAGCGTTTTTAACTAAAGGTGCAGGTATGTTCTCAGGTTTAATGTTAAGCCAATATACTGCTGATATGCAGATAGTTGAACAAAGAATTCTTTCTGCTCCTGCTTCTATACAATCAATTCCTGCTGCTGCTGACCAAGAAGATTTCGTTTCAATGGGAATGAACACAGCTATAAAAAATTTCCAGATTCTTGACAATGCTTATGGAATTCTTGGAATTGAACTTATGGCTGCTGCACAAGCATTAGATTTCAGAGAATATAATTTTGGTAAAGGTGTTACAAAAGCTAAAGAAGTAATACGAAAATATGTTGATTTTCTTGAAATTGACAGGCCACTATATCCTGACCATACTAATATGAAAGAATTAGTAAAATCCGGTGAAATCCTTGAAGAAGTTGAAAAAGTAATTGGAAGATTAGAATAG
- a CDS encoding class I SAM-dependent methyltransferase, with amino-acid sequence MTYEYPKNFARFYDLMYHQLRDGVDNDFFLNKIKQTKGKILEIGVGTGRFFIDALNHGADIYGIDISESMINILKSNLDKSKHERISYQNIIDFNYDFKFDLIIAPFRVIMHLLEKNEQIKALNNVYKHLKPNGRFIFDTFVPDLGQLINGLDNQIDFKGEYEPGKKVKRIVSTKPELINQVININFKLEWDEDDKIKYEDWSLPLRFFFRYELEHLIERSDFKRYKILGDYQGNALNEKSKEFIIICQKQ; translated from the coding sequence ATGACATACGAATATCCAAAGAATTTTGCTCGATTTTATGATTTGATGTATCATCAATTAAGGGATGGTGTTGATAATGATTTTTTTCTCAACAAGATAAAACAGACAAAAGGGAAAATATTAGAAATTGGAGTTGGAACTGGTAGATTTTTTATTGACGCTTTAAATCATGGAGCTGACATTTATGGAATTGACATCAGCGAATCAATGATAAACATACTAAAAAGCAACCTTGATAAAAGCAAACACGAAAGGATTAGTTATCAAAATATAATAGACTTTAATTATGATTTTAAGTTTGATTTAATAATTGCACCATTTAGAGTAATAATGCATCTTCTTGAAAAAAATGAGCAAATTAAAGCACTCAATAATGTTTACAAGCATTTAAAGCCCAATGGAAGATTCATTTTTGATACATTTGTCCCTGATTTAGGGCAATTAATAAATGGTCTTGATAATCAAATAGACTTTAAAGGTGAATATGAGCCGGGAAAAAAAGTGAAAAGAATTGTTTCGACTAAACCAGAATTAATTAACCAGGTGATAAATATAAATTTTAAACTTGAATGGGATGAAGATGACAAAATCAAATATGAGGATTGGAGTTTGCCATTAAGATTCTTTTTTAGATACGAACTGGAACATTTGATTGAACGGTCTGATTTTAAAAGATATAAAATTCTTGGTGATTATCAAGGAAATGCATTAAATGAAAAATCAAAAGAGTTTATAATAATTTGTCAAAAACAATAG
- a CDS encoding S46 family peptidase — protein sequence MFVSSANADEGMWLPLLLNKMNYAEMQKMGLKLTPEQLYSINNSSLKDAIVMLDGGSCSAEVVSPEGLLFTNHHCGYDNIQEHSSVEHDYLTDGFWAMSREEELSNPGKTASFLIRIEDVTAKVLDEISNEISEKERTEKIHEIISKIEKEATEETHYNARVSTMFGGNEYYLYVYETFRDVRLVGAPPSSIGDYGGDTDNWMWPRHTGDFTIFRIYCAPDGKPADYSEKNIPYKPKHFLPISLKGVKKDDFAMVWGNPGNTDRYLSSFGVEYALNYFNPAIIKICNKLLEIMKEDMDADKKVRIQYASKYAGIANVWKLYLGQSKSLKKLDVYNSKAILENNFTNWVNADEARKKEYGSVIDDISEYYKISSDKKYNIATLCFRLIYIFGAEILDFANQSNDLISALKSGENINEAVEKYKEIANKYFKDYNLPTEKKKFTELLKIYSEGVPSDLQADIISEIKTKYKGNFEKYIEYLYSKSIFSTPEKLNSFLDKPNLKTIEKDPALKAATSFFNSVANIENLSEKENGKIRRASRLFIKGLREMMPNKKFYPNANSTMRCSYGTIVDYYPADAVYYDWHTYMKGIIEKEDPENEDFIVPEKLKEIYLKKDFGRYGEGDKMPLCFLTNNDITGGSSGSSVINANGELIGIAFDSNWEGVGGDIIFDPDMQRCVNVDIRYVLLIIDKYAGATHLIDEMTLINNKPVVKPDTEEQKEIITQ from the coding sequence ATGTTTGTATCATCAGCTAATGCTGATGAAGGTATGTGGTTACCTTTACTATTGAACAAAATGAATTATGCCGAAATGCAAAAAATGGGATTAAAACTAACTCCTGAACAATTATATAGTATAAATAATTCAAGTTTAAAAGATGCAATAGTAATGCTTGATGGCGGAAGTTGTTCAGCCGAAGTAGTATCACCTGAAGGTTTGCTTTTCACTAATCATCATTGCGGTTATGACAATATACAAGAACATAGCTCTGTTGAACATGACTATCTTACAGATGGTTTTTGGGCAATGAGCAGAGAAGAAGAACTTTCAAATCCCGGTAAAACAGCGTCATTTTTAATCAGGATTGAAGATGTTACTGCTAAAGTATTAGATGAAATATCAAATGAAATTTCAGAAAAAGAAAGAACAGAAAAAATACATGAAATAATTAGTAAAATTGAAAAAGAAGCTACGGAAGAAACACATTATAATGCTAGAGTTAGCACTATGTTTGGAGGAAACGAATATTACCTTTATGTTTATGAAACTTTCAGAGATGTAAGATTGGTTGGAGCACCACCTTCTTCAATCGGGGATTATGGAGGAGATACTGATAACTGGATGTGGCCAAGACATACAGGGGATTTTACAATATTCAGAATTTATTGTGCCCCAGATGGCAAACCTGCTGATTATTCAGAAAAAAATATTCCGTATAAACCAAAACACTTTTTACCAATATCATTAAAAGGTGTTAAAAAAGATGATTTTGCAATGGTTTGGGGAAATCCGGGAAATACTGACAGGTATCTTTCATCATTTGGTGTGGAATATGCTTTAAATTATTTTAATCCTGCTATTATAAAAATTTGTAATAAGTTGCTTGAAATAATGAAAGAAGATATGGATGCTGATAAAAAGGTGAGAATCCAATATGCGTCAAAATATGCTGGTATTGCTAATGTTTGGAAATTATATCTGGGACAGAGTAAAAGTTTAAAAAAATTAGATGTATATAACTCAAAAGCTATATTGGAAAACAATTTTACAAACTGGGTAAATGCCGATGAGGCAAGAAAAAAGGAATATGGAAGTGTGATTGATGATATTTCTGAATATTATAAAATATCTTCTGATAAAAAATATAATATTGCAACATTGTGTTTTAGACTTATATATATATTTGGTGCAGAAATCCTTGATTTTGCGAATCAATCAAACGATTTGATTAGTGCATTAAAATCAGGTGAAAACATAAATGAAGCAGTAGAAAAATACAAGGAAATTGCAAATAAATACTTTAAAGATTATAATCTGCCAACTGAAAAGAAAAAATTCACTGAATTACTTAAAATATACAGTGAGGGTGTTCCGTCTGATTTGCAGGCAGATATTATTTCTGAAATTAAAACCAAATACAAAGGTAATTTTGAAAAATATATCGAATATCTTTACAGTAAATCAATATTTTCAACTCCTGAAAAATTAAATAGTTTTTTAGATAAACCGAATTTAAAAACCATAGAAAAAGACCCTGCTTTAAAGGCAGCAACATCATTTTTTAATTCCGTTGCCAATATTGAAAATCTATCAGAGAAAGAAAATGGAAAAATCAGAAGGGCAAGCAGACTGTTTATCAAAGGATTAAGAGAAATGATGCCAAATAAAAAGTTTTACCCGAATGCAAATTCAACAATGCGATGTTCATACGGTACAATAGTTGATTATTATCCTGCTGATGCCGTTTATTATGACTGGCATACATATATGAAGGGTATTATTGAGAAAGAAGATCCTGAAAATGAAGATTTTATTGTTCCTGAAAAATTAAAGGAAATATATTTAAAAAAGGATTTCGGAAGATATGGAGAAGGAGACAAAATGCCCTTATGTTTTTTAACTAATAATGATATAACCGGGGGAAGTTCAGGAAGCTCGGTAATAAATGCTAATGGTGAACTTATTGGAATAGCATTTGACAGTAACTGGGAAGGTGTAGGTGGTGATATTATCTTTGACCCTGACATGCAAAGATGTGTAAATGTTGATATACGATATGTATTGCTGATTATTGATAAATATGCCGGTGCAACACATTTAATAGATGAAATGACACTTATTAATAACAAACCTGTTGTTAAACCGGATACTGAAGAACAGAAAGAGATAATAACGCAATAG
- a CDS encoding RNA-binding S4 domain-containing protein, with protein MQSENNLRIDKWLWAVRIFKTRSIATNACKNARVMIDEVPVKPSKIIKTGEIIQVKIKPIIRTYEILKLSGKRMSAKLAVEFVKEITPQEEIDKLELIKSNDFIRRQKGTGRPTKKERRIIDKYLP; from the coding sequence ATGCAATCAGAAAACAATCTAAGAATTGACAAATGGTTATGGGCTGTCAGGATATTTAAAACAAGAAGTATAGCGACAAATGCCTGTAAAAATGCAAGAGTAATGATTGACGAAGTACCTGTAAAACCATCAAAAATAATAAAAACCGGTGAAATCATACAGGTAAAAATCAAGCCAATTATCAGAACCTATGAGATATTAAAATTATCAGGTAAAAGAATGTCAGCAAAATTAGCCGTAGAATTTGTAAAAGAAATTACACCACAAGAAGAAATTGATAAGTTAGAATTAATAAAAAGTAATGATTTTATCAGAAGACAAAAAGGTACAGGGCGCCCAACAAAAAAGGAAAGAAGAATTATTGATAAATATTTACCATAA
- a CDS encoding Crp/Fnr family transcriptional regulator, whose translation MTPKNIICENCLENENSVFKVLRKEEKELLIQKHYCAAYKKNEIIFKEGDKPTGLICLSKGKVKIFKEGVGGREQIVRMAKPIGFIGYRALFAEENHIASAVAIEDSIVCIINKDDLFQVLRKNNNFVLAIIKTLAKELGFSNNRTVALTQKHIRGRLAESLLFLKDTYGFEDDKSTIKVYLSREDIANLSNMTTSNAIRTLSTFASENIISISGRSIKILNLEVLDKISEIG comes from the coding sequence ATGACCCCAAAAAATATCATTTGCGAAAACTGCTTAGAGAATGAAAATTCTGTTTTTAAAGTTTTACGCAAAGAAGAAAAAGAATTACTTATACAAAAACATTATTGTGCTGCGTATAAAAAAAATGAAATAATATTTAAGGAAGGAGACAAACCCACAGGATTAATTTGTTTATCGAAAGGAAAAGTAAAAATTTTTAAAGAAGGAGTTGGTGGTAGAGAACAAATAGTAAGAATGGCAAAACCAATTGGATTTATTGGTTATAGGGCTCTTTTTGCTGAAGAAAATCATATTGCATCAGCTGTTGCAATTGAAGATTCTATTGTTTGTATTATTAATAAAGATGATCTTTTTCAAGTATTGAGAAAGAACAATAATTTTGTTTTGGCAATAATTAAAACTCTCGCTAAAGAATTAGGTTTTTCAAATAACCGAACAGTAGCATTAACTCAAAAACATATAAGAGGAAGACTTGCAGAATCGCTATTGTTTTTAAAAGACACATATGGATTTGAAGACGACAAATCAACTATTAAGGTTTACTTATCAAGAGAGGATATTGCTAACTTATCTAATATGACCACTTCAAATGCAATCAGAACTTTATCAACTTTTGCAAGTGAAAATATTATTTCAATATCGGGTAGAAGTATAAAAATATTAAATTTAGAAGTATTAGATAAAATAAGTGAAATAGGTTAG
- a CDS encoding right-handed parallel beta-helix repeat-containing protein produces the protein MFFLIVNKIKIPTKLFYNNQLNIIKKLLFLLFISSFSAISISANLSYSFPNNDTIVVENVYELGKAINSGANILLKEGSYDLSNLPDTLKSNYYWFITENEDVNSKTIVFRNINDLSLIGEKNSKPNIINSFSISEVLSFENCNNIKLINLNIYQETDSYKLEGIKLSNCENINITNINLIKGSVGVEIHDSRNIKINNTFIDNCSLNMLILNSSNNIFFRNCIFKNNDLKKEHALIVHYCNNITFDSCLFEKNKALSLLFIEGNKNNPVSITNSSFIDNKIQSLEYYQNSIIIENSEFINNEFDKDSSRIHNYDNIELDTNIFNINIFEQSHRINILRTKKIVDNYFVSTIETSGKDHEYITIDLLWFNSDTAQIPLWHTEHNTEEGVETYWKDINNDEKPDYIFQSHDNEFVSSKIYINNIFDKFYNEGNFYKLIEIPGKPILLFDLDKDNSPEFFKLVKDTNYTIVKSPANNFLSFLNYEPDSFPDKNLINAICKEYNKIIYTFDNIHTEITNSKDKFFSIDDIELLNKIKIMNIRENEFINISKKFPEHFNWRVVTLKKLIPYVTIEGKLKINELIHYYEETYLKEKN, from the coding sequence ATGTTTTTTTTAATTGTAAATAAAATCAAAATCCCGACCAAGTTGTTTTATAATAATCAATTAAATATAATTAAAAAGTTATTATTCTTACTATTTATTTCTTCATTTTCAGCAATTAGCATAAGTGCTAATTTATCATATTCTTTCCCTAATAATGATACTATAGTTGTTGAAAACGTTTATGAACTTGGCAAAGCAATTAATTCAGGGGCAAATATTTTACTAAAAGAAGGCAGCTATGACCTATCTAATCTTCCTGATACTTTAAAAAGTAATTATTATTGGTTTATTACTGAAAATGAAGATGTTAATTCTAAAACAATAGTATTTAGGAACATTAATGATTTATCCTTAATTGGGGAAAAAAATTCAAAACCCAATATAATTAATTCATTTTCTATATCTGAAGTACTTTCCTTTGAAAACTGTAATAATATCAAACTTATTAATCTTAATATTTATCAAGAAACAGATTCGTATAAATTAGAAGGTATTAAATTATCAAATTGTGAAAATATAAATATCACAAATATTAATTTAATCAAAGGTTCTGTGGGCGTGGAAATTCATGATAGTAGAAACATTAAAATAAACAATACATTTATAGATAATTGTTCATTAAATATGTTAATTCTGAATAGTTCGAATAATATATTTTTCAGGAATTGTATATTTAAAAATAATGATTTGAAAAAGGAGCATGCACTAATTGTACATTATTGTAATAATATAACTTTTGACAGTTGTTTGTTTGAGAAAAATAAAGCTTTATCCTTATTATTTATTGAAGGAAATAAAAATAACCCTGTATCAATAACAAACAGTAGTTTCATTGACAATAAAATACAAAGCCTTGAATATTATCAAAACTCCATAATTATTGAAAATTCTGAATTTATTAATAATGAATTTGATAAAGATAGTTCAAGAATACATAATTATGATAATATTGAATTGGATACTAATATATTTAATATTAATATTTTCGAGCAATCGCATAGAATAAATATACTCAGAACAAAAAAAATAGTTGACAATTATTTTGTTTCAACAATTGAAACATCCGGTAAAGATCATGAATATATAACTATAGATTTATTATGGTTTAATTCAGACACAGCACAAATTCCATTATGGCACACTGAACACAATACAGAAGAAGGAGTAGAAACTTACTGGAAAGATATTAATAATGACGAAAAACCTGATTATATCTTTCAAAGTCATGATAATGAATTTGTTTCATCTAAAATCTATATTAATAATATTTTTGATAAATTTTATAATGAAGGTAATTTTTATAAATTAATTGAAATTCCCGGTAAACCAATACTTCTTTTTGACCTTGATAAAGATAATTCTCCTGAATTTTTTAAATTGGTTAAAGATACTAATTACACAATAGTTAAATCACCGGCTAATAATTTTTTATCATTTCTAAACTATGAACCTGATAGTTTTCCTGATAAAAATCTCATTAACGCTATATGTAAAGAATACAATAAAATAATCTATACATTTGATAACATTCATACTGAAATAACAAACAGTAAAGACAAGTTTTTTTCAATTGATGATATTGAACTGCTTAATAAAATAAAGATTATGAATATCAGGGAAAATGAATTTATAAATATTTCTAAAAAATTTCCTGAGCATTTTAACTGGAGAGTTGTAACTTTAAAAAAACTTATACCTTATGTTACAATCGAAGGTAAACTAAAAATTAACGAACTTATACATTATTACGAAGAAACGTACCTGAAAGAAAAAAACTAA
- a CDS encoding co-chaperone GroES — MPLLLEGQNLDKFFVVGDKVLIKPKSPQEKTKSGLYLPPGVHEKEKIYSGYVLKVGPGYPIPSLTDIDEPWKKSDDVKYVPLQAKVGDLAVYLQKGAYGIEFNKEKYIIIPHSAILLLIRDEGLLK; from the coding sequence ATGCCATTATTACTCGAAGGACAGAATTTAGACAAATTTTTTGTAGTTGGTGATAAAGTTTTAATTAAACCGAAATCCCCACAGGAAAAAACCAAATCAGGTTTGTATTTACCGCCGGGAGTACATGAAAAGGAAAAAATATATAGTGGTTATGTTTTAAAAGTAGGTCCCGGATATCCAATTCCTTCTTTAACAGATATTGACGAACCATGGAAAAAAAGTGATGATGTTAAATACGTTCCTTTACAGGCAAAAGTTGGTGACCTTGCTGTTTATTTACAAAAAGGAGCATATGGAATTGAATTTAACAAAGAAAAATATATTATCATTCCACACTCGGCAATTCTGCTATTGATTAGAGATGAAGGACTGTTAAAGTAA
- a CDS encoding TolC family protein, producing the protein MRTTILKLQFLIFALTISFISNAQQVWTLEQCINYALQNNIQLKQQKLNAEYNKNIYSQSKTERLPNLNAFADQNLSFGRSVDPYTNEFSDDNVKSNNFGISSSVTIFKGLQNYYTIKQNHFNLLASLSDVDKIKNDISLNIVSTYLQILFNKELVKIAENQLAITKQQTERTKKLIDAGSLAKGSLFEMQAQESSEELSVINAKNQLDISLLVLTQLLEFDSVGSFNINVPDFPELEEIKTLYSVEQIYSEAINTLPQIKSSEYKLKSAEKGLLVARGTMYPTLSFRANYGTGYSNARYKYIDGIPETTIIGQTETSGESVIADYPTYIQQDYSFGNQFKDNASTSLSFNLNIPIFNRFQTKTNTNNAHINVLNQKHNLQLSKNQLYKDIQQAYADSQASLRKHIASKKSVTSNEESFRYTQQKFDVGLVNSVDYNIAKNNLTKAKSELLQAKYEYIFKTKILDFYKGIPIKL; encoded by the coding sequence ATGAGAACAACAATATTAAAACTTCAATTTCTAATTTTTGCATTAACAATATCATTTATATCAAATGCCCAGCAAGTATGGACACTTGAACAATGTATAAATTATGCCTTACAAAATAACATTCAACTGAAACAACAAAAACTTAATGCTGAATATAATAAAAACATATATTCTCAATCAAAAACTGAAAGATTACCTAACCTTAATGCTTTTGCTGATCAAAATTTAAGTTTCGGTAGATCTGTTGACCCTTATACAAATGAATTTTCTGATGATAATGTAAAATCAAATAATTTTGGTATTTCTTCTTCGGTTACAATTTTTAAAGGACTTCAAAATTATTATACAATAAAACAAAATCATTTTAATCTTTTAGCCAGCCTTTCGGATGTTGATAAAATAAAAAACGATATCTCACTGAATATAGTTTCAACATATTTACAGATTTTATTTAACAAAGAACTTGTTAAAATTGCTGAAAATCAACTTGCTATTACAAAACAACAAACCGAAAGAACAAAAAAACTTATAGATGCCGGAAGTCTTGCAAAAGGAAGTTTATTTGAAATGCAGGCACAAGAATCTTCTGAAGAACTATCAGTAATTAATGCTAAAAACCAGTTGGATATATCGCTACTTGTATTAACTCAATTATTAGAATTCGATTCAGTTGGAAGTTTTAACATTAATGTACCTGATTTTCCTGAACTGGAAGAAATAAAAACATTATATTCAGTTGAACAGATATATTCTGAAGCAATAAATACATTACCTCAAATAAAAAGTTCAGAATATAAACTAAAAAGTGCTGAAAAAGGATTATTAGTTGCAAGGGGAACAATGTATCCAACTTTATCTTTCAGGGCTAATTATGGTACAGGTTATTCTAATGCAAGATATAAGTATATTGATGGTATTCCAGAAACTACCATTATTGGACAAACAGAAACTAGTGGTGAATCTGTAATTGCAGATTATCCTACTTATATACAACAAGATTATAGTTTTGGAAATCAGTTTAAAGATAATGCCAGTACAAGCCTTTCTTTTAATTTGAATATACCTATTTTTAACAGGTTTCAAACAAAAACGAATACCAATAATGCTCATATTAATGTACTAAACCAAAAACATAATTTGCAATTATCTAAAAACCAATTATATAAAGATATTCAACAAGCATACGCAGATTCACAAGCATCTCTTAGAAAACATATTGCATCAAAAAAAAGTGTTACTTCTAACGAAGAATCATTTAGATATACTCAGCAAAAATTTGATGTCGGACTTGTTAATTCCGTTGATTATAACATTGCAAAAAACAACCTGACCAAAGCAAAATCAGAACTCCTTCAAGCAAAATATGAATATATTTTCAAAACCAAAATATTAGATTTTTATAAAGGTATTCCTATTAAATTATAA
- a CDS encoding ribonuclease HI, with protein MKIHILNMEIIDEMNDTYIINISNKNNFTIVSFSSDTKELYFFDENELSIFLKSNEYQFRKILHNKRKETYYKGFKLKFVLQDNKDVGAFNDKLKIAVIDKIKDEYNYYTIEKGIEPTYKLFTDGSYNERTKTGGYAFIIIDINNNTSLFAGKLKKKSSNLIELIAVIKGLQKLKKTEHIRIISDSQYVKKGITEWVINWKLNNWITANGEKVKYIRYWKRLDKLTEKKYIEFEWIKAHSFHFENMICDYHAKKSANF; from the coding sequence GTGAAAATACATATTTTAAATATGGAGATCATTGATGAAATGAATGATACTTATATTATTAATATAAGTAACAAAAATAATTTTACAATAGTTAGTTTTTCGTCTGATACAAAAGAACTTTATTTTTTTGATGAAAATGAACTGTCAATATTCTTAAAAAGTAACGAATATCAATTCAGAAAAATACTACATAATAAAAGAAAGGAAACATATTATAAAGGCTTTAAGTTAAAATTTGTTTTGCAGGATAACAAAGATGTTGGAGCATTTAATGATAAACTGAAAATTGCGGTAATTGATAAAATAAAAGATGAATATAATTATTATACAATAGAAAAAGGTATTGAACCTACATATAAATTGTTTACTGACGGAAGCTATAATGAAAGAACAAAAACAGGAGGATATGCATTTATAATTATTGATATAAACAATAATACAAGTCTATTTGCAGGAAAATTGAAAAAAAAGAGTAGTAATTTAATTGAATTAATTGCAGTAATAAAAGGTTTACAGAAATTAAAAAAAACAGAACACATAAGAATAATTTCTGATAGTCAATATGTTAAAAAAGGCATTACAGAATGGGTAATCAATTGGAAATTAAACAATTGGATTACTGCAAATGGCGAAAAAGTTAAGTATATCAGATATTGGAAAAGATTAGACAAATTGACGGAAAAAAAATATATTGAGTTTGAATGGATTAAAGCACATTCATTTCATTTTGAAAATATGATTTGTGATTATCACGCAAAAAAATCTGCAAACTTTTAA